The nucleotide sequence ACCTTTGCCGGGACGTCGGGGTACATGTTGTAGGGCAGGTGAACAGTCAGGCTGCCTTTTGATCCGAGGACGTCGACCCGCTGGCAGGGAGCGGACTGGGTGCCCACGGTAAAGGTAGCCCGGGGGCCGCCAAAGTCTATCAGCGCGGAGGTCAGTATGTCGGTTCCAAGGTCCGGGTCTCGTACGATGTGGCTGACGACTCTTTCAGGTTCGCTGTCCAGTATAAAGCGGGCGGAGCTGACGGCGTAACAGCCGATGTCGTAGAGGGCCCCTCCGCCGACTTCTTTTCTGTTACGGATGTTCGAGGGATCGGAGTTGTTATAGGAGAAAAAGACGTTGACCCCATGGACATCCCCGATTTCGCCTACCTTTATCAGATCCCGGACCCGTTTCCACTGGGGATGCAGGCGATACATAAAGGCTTCCATAACCTTGACCCCTTTGGACCGGGCATATTCGACGGCCGCGTTGGTCTCATCGGCGGTCATGGTAAATGGCTTTTCGCAGAGAATGTGCTTTCCCGCGTCCGCAGCTTTGCGCACCCATTCGGCATGCAGACTGTTCGGAAGAGGAATATACACCGCCTGTACCTCCTTATCCGCCAACAGTTCCTCATATGAACCATAGGCTTTCGGAATCCCGAACTCCTGCGCGGCAGCTTCGGCCTTTTCCCTGGACCGGGATGCGATGGCGGCAATCTTGACTATTGATGAATCCCTGACAGGAATTTGAATACGCTGACGAAAATGTCCGGAGACCGAGAGGACTCCCCATACAAGTGCTGACATACTACTCCTCCTTATCAGTTTTCAACATAATCAGGCACGCAAAAAAAGAAAAGGACTATTCTGCAGAAACCCGCAGCCGGTATCCGGCTCCCTCCTGCGGGTACTCCTCGTACTGCCGCGTTTCCAGCCGATAGGTACCGGGAGAAAAAGTGTATGCTATACGGGCGTTGTACTCATCGCCGTCGTCATCACTCTCCTGCAGTATTTGTTGATTCTCGTCATAGAGAGTCAGATAAGTATCCAATGGTCCTTCGGTTTCGAAGATTACAGCTGTTGCCGTTTTAATCGTAAAAACGATCCAGTCCGTATCACCGGAGGTGGAAAAACTGTGATCCCTGATTACTGATCTCCCCGGTAAAGGTATTTCAAGCTCCGAGGCTTCTTCCCGGCTGTTATCCGGTTCAAACTCATCGAAAACAGGAACAAAAAAATCAGCGGAAAGGGTATATTCTCCTGTGCCTCCATCTTCATAATGCCGGACTTGCAGCAGATAGGTTTCGTTTCCATTGACCGGACCGTAGCTGATCCGCGCCTGAACGTCGCCGCCGCCGTCATCATCGGAAACCAGGAGTTCGCCTGCTTCATTGTAGAGCTCCATATAGGTATCCAGGTTCCCGCCTGTGACCAGATTCAGGAAGGATTCTTCCTGTGTTCGCGGAATGGTAATTCGGTACCAGTCGACATCGCCGGAAGGGAAAATACGATAGTGGCCTGTCCCGCCGTCAATCTCCAGGGGGTTTGCATCCACCATGCGGTTATTCGGCTCACTTGCCTCGGCCTCAAACTCTTCATAACGGCTGATCAGCCGATAGGCACCCGTCTCCGAGCTGTCGTATCCGCGTACCGCGACAATTACTGTATCACCCGGTGCAATATCAATAGAGACCCGGGCGTTCTGGTCGTCGGAATCATCGTTCTCGGCCAGCGGTTCGCTGAAGTTCCCATTACCGTAGACCTCAATATAGGTATCAAGATCTCCGGCGGTCATCACTGTCAGTATGGAAGGATTCTCTTCCTCCGAAAGAGTAAAGGAAAACCAGTCGGTGTCCCCTTCGGGATACAGAGTCCTTCCGTTCAGTTCGCTTCCCGGCATCACCGCCAGGGGACTTAGCTGGGAATCCGGCTCATACAGATCTGCAGCGGAAGCCCCATACTGTGCAGGCGCCAGCAACTCAAATATCGCAGGGGTCATGGGCAGGCGCAGCTCCTTTCCTGTTATTACCTTGGCGCTTTCATCGGTAAGAGAGATAAACAGATTCAGGGAATCCCCTATCCGAAAAACTGTTCCGTTCAAGATGAGAAAGCCCTCTCCGGGACGGCTCCAGACGGATATACGATGTCCGGAGCGTCTGCTCATCCGGATAGGCAGGGAAGCTGCAAGATATTCACCCAGCAGCACGGCTTCTCCGTTCATTACAACAGCACCGACACGGACATCCGCAGGCGGCCGGTCCCCGCCAAGTTCACGAACAAGCATTTCCGATACCTCGTCTACCATCCAGCTCAAGGCCTTGTGGCTCGTCTCATCGCTGTCGCCGGACGAGGGGGAGACCTGGGCGAAGAGTCCAAATCCCGAAACAAATACAAACAACAAAAAAACTGGGAAAAAACGGTTTTTCACATTAACCTCGGTATACATCGAATTTTACAGTTGTAATAGTATCACTTCCCCTTCGGATTTTTCATTTTTTCTGGCCAAATGCCCCTGCTTTCCTTATGTTTAAGTACAAACAGGCCAGGCGAAGGAGCGGCTTTGCTGGCTCTGAGCGTGGCAGAACGGAGCCGGAGGACGGGAACTGTCCGATGGCGTCCGAGAAAAAGGAGTCATGATGAAACAGATAGTATCATTGATTTTAATCAGTCTGGCTGTCAATACGGTTTTCGCTGCCGGAGGAAACGAAAAAACAGAAGAAATAAAGGGACCCATTATTGTTGCCTCAAAAATCGACACCGAAGGGGCCCTGCTGGGGAACGTGATCATGAAGGTCCTGGAAAACGATGGTTTTACTGTGGAAAACCGTACGGAGTTCGGTCCTACCGATGTAGTGCGGAAAGCCATCATAGCAGGAGAAATCGATATCTATCCTGAATATACCGGCAACGGTGGGTTTTTCTTTTCCGACACACCAACGGAAACCTGGAAGAACCGGAAAGCCGGTTATGAGCTTGTAAGAAAGCTGGACCTGGAAAAGAATAATCTTGTCTGGCTTGAGCCCGCACCGGCAAACAATACCTGGGCTATCGCCATCCGGGAGGATGTCGCCGGGCCGAATAATCTTAAAAGCCTGGAAGATCTCGCTGACTATATTAATTCCGGAAGCGAATTCAAGATTGCCGGCAGCGAGGAGTTTGCCACCAGGCCTGACGCCCTGCCGGCCTTTGAAGAGACCTACGGATTCTCCCTCTCCGGAGAGCAGATGCTGATTCTCTCCGGCGGAAACACCGCCACCACCGAACAGGCAGCCAGCCGGGGTACCAGCGGGGTCAACGCGGCCATGGCATACGGTACAGACGGACAGCTGCCCGCTCTTGGGCTGGTGGTCCTGGAAGATTCCAAAGGTGTCCAGCCTGTCTACGAGCCCGCTCCCATTATTCGCAAGGAGGTTCTGGACAGATATCCGGAGATCGCCGATCTGCTGGAACCGGTCTTCAGCAGACTCGATCTGGTAACCCTGCAAAATCTCAATGCAAAGATCGCCGTGGAAGGCATGAGTGCTGAACAGGTGGCCGAAAACTGGCTGATTGAGGCCGGGCAGCTGCAATAGCATATACTGTGGGCCAAAGAAGCTACTCCGCGGTCATTACCTCAAGCATAATCGGAGGGCTGACGCTGCTTCCCTTTCTCTCCTACGCGCCCAACCGGGTCGCCGAGGGTACAGACCTGTATCTATGGGAAATAGACCCCTTGCTCCTGCTGTTTCCCGGCGGATTGATACTGCTGCTGGTACTCGCAAGCAGGAGCCACCGGAAGCGCATGGAGCTGTTCTTTCCGGCCCTGATAAGTGCCTCTGCCTTGTTCATACTCAGCATGGCAGGCGAAACCATCCCTGTGGAAGAAGCGGCGACCGCCCGCATCGGCGGAAACTGGGGCTTCTGGGGCTGGATCCTGACAGCTTACCTGTACGGCAGTTCCCTGAAGCGCTCATCCTCCGCTCTTCTCATGACCATTGGAATCACCCTGGTCATTCTGCTGACAGGAGCCCTGGACTTCTTCGGTCCGGTACGGGAATTTGCCGTAAAAGAGGCGCGTTTTTATACCGAAGTCAGAACCCATCTATCTTTGGCGGGAAGCGCAACCCTGATAGCAGCTCTTGTTGCCGTCCCAGCGGGAATAAGCGCGCACAGGATTCCAGCTTTTTCCAAAGCAGCCTTTACCGGGGCCAACGTAATTCAAACCTTGCCCAGTCTGGCCCTCTTCGGCCTGATGATAGCCCCCCTTTCCTGGCTCTCCATGCGTTTTCCGGTTCTGCGGGAGCTGGGGATAAAGGGGGTCGGGAACTTCCCTGCTATATTAGCCTTAAGTGGCTACGCCGCCCTGCCAATACTGCGGAACACCTACACAGGACTCAAAGTTATACCTGCCGGGGCGGTCCAGGCGGGGCGGGGAATGGGAATGAGTCCCTTCAAACTGCTGGGCCTGGTGGAAATCCCACTGGCCCTGCCGGTCCTGCTCGCCGGACTGCGTATCGCCTTTGTGCAGGCTATCGGAAACACTACCGTAGCAGCACTGATCGGCGCGGGAGGACTCGGTTACTTTGTTTTTCAGGGCCTCGGGCAGGCCGCGCCTGATCTGATTCTGCTGGGAGTCGTCCCGCTTATTGCCATTACCGTGGGGGCAGACAAAGGACTTAAACTGCTTGAATACCTGCTGACACCTAAGCCCTTCAGGGAGAAGTCATGATACGATTTGAGGAAATACACAAATCCTATGACGAGAAACAGGCCCTTGCCGGGGTGGATATCAGACTGCCGAAGGGCAAAATCAGCGTGATAATCGGTCCTTCGGGCTGCGGCAAGTCGACCATGCTCAAACTTATTAACCGGATGATCGATCCCGACACCGGTCAGATCATTATCGATGATATCCCGGTCCGCCAACATTCTCCCCATGAACTGCGCCTGGGAATCGGATACGTAATTCAGGAGATCGGGCTTTTTCCACACTTCACGGTCGAAGAGAATATCCTTATTGTTCCCCGGCTTCTGAAGTGGCGGGAACAGAAAAAAGCAGAGCGTCTTCAGGAGCTTATGAAGCTGATCGGACTAAGCGACGAGTACCGGGGTAAATATCCCCATGAACTCTCCGGCGGCGAGGCCCAGCGGGTTGGAGTTGCCAGGGCATTGGCGGCAGACCCGGAAATCCTGCTGATGGACGAACCCTTCGGGGCCGTCGACCCTTTGAACCGTTCGGTACTGCAGGACGAGTTTGCCGCGATCCAGGCCAAAGTGCAAAAGACGGTGGTCTTCGTTACCCACGATATTGACGAGGCAATCCGGCTGGCGGACCATCTGGTTATTATGCGCGAGGGAACCGTCGTACAGGCAGGTTCGCCGGAGGAGATACTCCAGAAGCCGGCAGGCCGTTTTGTGCGGGACTTTATCGGCGCCGACCGGGCCATTAAGCGGCTATCCCTCTTCTCACTCAAGGATATAATGCAGCCGGTTTTCCCCGCCCGGATTGGAAATCCGATACCCGTCGGTGCTGAGGGCAAAGCCTATGTATGGGTTATCAGCAAAGAGGGCTATCTTATCGGGTGGGCTGACCTGGCCGACAGGGATCCGGAGCAAAACCTTGCAGCAGACGAGCTCACCCGGGTCGCCGCTGCGGAGCTCGCGGTGTTCGAAACCTCCAGCCTGAAGACCGCCCTCTCCAGAATGATGGGCCAGGGAATCCGCAATCTCCCGGTACTGGACCGGGAGTGGCACCTGGTTGGTCAGGTAAATTTGCGGGACATCGAACAGCTGGCAGGCTCCGAAGGGGACCTGCCCCGGACAGAAGGAGCTGCAGTGCGATGAAAATCCCCCGACTTATACCGGTCTTTCTATTTCCTGCCCTTCTGCTTCTTTTTTCAGCTTCGGTTCCCGCACAGCGACTGCTGCTGGGCAGCCTGTTCCCCGGAACAGAGGAGCTGATCTACCCGCGCTCTCCTCTTCTGAGCCTTTTGGGAACACACCTTGTTTTA is from Marispirochaeta sp. and encodes:
- a CDS encoding Gfo/Idh/MocA family oxidoreductase, giving the protein MSALVWGVLSVSGHFRQRIQIPVRDSSIVKIAAIASRSREKAEAAAQEFGIPKAYGSYEELLADKEVQAVYIPLPNSLHAEWVRKAADAGKHILCEKPFTMTADETNAAVEYARSKGVKVMEAFMYRLHPQWKRVRDLIKVGEIGDVHGVNVFFSYNNSDPSNIRNRKEVGGGALYDIGCYAVSSARFILDSEPERVVSHIVRDPDLGTDILTSALIDFGGPRATFTVGTQSAPCQRVDVLGSKGSLTVHLPYNMYPDVPAKVTVTTGVGSREIQFPVTDQYAELFDQFSLAVLEDRPVPTPPQDATANQKVLDAIFRSAETGQWETV
- a CDS encoding ABC transporter substrate-binding protein, with the translated sequence MMKQIVSLILISLAVNTVFAAGGNEKTEEIKGPIIVASKIDTEGALLGNVIMKVLENDGFTVENRTEFGPTDVVRKAIIAGEIDIYPEYTGNGGFFFSDTPTETWKNRKAGYELVRKLDLEKNNLVWLEPAPANNTWAIAIREDVAGPNNLKSLEDLADYINSGSEFKIAGSEEFATRPDALPAFEETYGFSLSGEQMLILSGGNTATTEQAASRGTSGVNAAMAYGTDGQLPALGLVVLEDSKGVQPVYEPAPIIRKEVLDRYPEIADLLEPVFSRLDLVTLQNLNAKIAVEGMSAEQVAENWLIEAGQLQ
- a CDS encoding ABC transporter permease, which translates into the protein MGQRSYSAVITSSIIGGLTLLPFLSYAPNRVAEGTDLYLWEIDPLLLLFPGGLILLLVLASRSHRKRMELFFPALISASALFILSMAGETIPVEEAATARIGGNWGFWGWILTAYLYGSSLKRSSSALLMTIGITLVILLTGALDFFGPVREFAVKEARFYTEVRTHLSLAGSATLIAALVAVPAGISAHRIPAFSKAAFTGANVIQTLPSLALFGLMIAPLSWLSMRFPVLRELGIKGVGNFPAILALSGYAALPILRNTYTGLKVIPAGAVQAGRGMGMSPFKLLGLVEIPLALPVLLAGLRIAFVQAIGNTTVAALIGAGGLGYFVFQGLGQAAPDLILLGVVPLIAITVGADKGLKLLEYLLTPKPFREKS
- a CDS encoding ABC transporter ATP-binding protein; the encoded protein is MIRFEEIHKSYDEKQALAGVDIRLPKGKISVIIGPSGCGKSTMLKLINRMIDPDTGQIIIDDIPVRQHSPHELRLGIGYVIQEIGLFPHFTVEENILIVPRLLKWREQKKAERLQELMKLIGLSDEYRGKYPHELSGGEAQRVGVARALAADPEILLMDEPFGAVDPLNRSVLQDEFAAIQAKVQKTVVFVTHDIDEAIRLADHLVIMREGTVVQAGSPEEILQKPAGRFVRDFIGADRAIKRLSLFSLKDIMQPVFPARIGNPIPVGAEGKAYVWVISKEGYLIGWADLADRDPEQNLAADELTRVAAAELAVFETSSLKTALSRMMGQGIRNLPVLDREWHLVGQVNLRDIEQLAGSEGDLPRTEGAAVR